A single window of Oreochromis aureus strain Israel breed Guangdong linkage group 7, ZZ_aureus, whole genome shotgun sequence DNA harbors:
- the LOC116309621 gene encoding endonuclease domain-containing 1 protein-like yields MSVYRTDQAFICLLIVVMVGGEVQESLSSECKQFLYMGTLLRGLQEQSFKKICQFYGGKPRFVTLYDTFSHIPIYSAYTFKRSDGSKKVDVPWMYEPQLSSVSGPRDMQQLPSENVHGSFEDAQAVLEDYSDTVIYERGQLNPDEHQADPEDKAATYTLTNVVPQAREFNIGPWKQHENTIRRRLNNYCRGTAYVVTGVTTSGHTIRRHNINRVGIPTYLWSAYCCPDYDHNAPYSERSKFPAFASRGLNDRENNKVIEMTVQQLEDFLKRVTYVDSSFQIFYDNCLPPNGAPHLS; encoded by the exons ATGTCTGTCTACAGAACAGATCAAGCTTTCATCTGTCTTCTGATTGTCGTGATGGTAGGAGGCGAGGTGCAGGAAAGCCTTTCATCCGAGTGTAAGCAGTTTTTGTATATGGGGACGCTGCTTCGAGGGCTTCAAGAGCAGTCGTTTAAAAAGATTTGCCAGTTCTATGGGGGTAAGCCACGATTTGTAACCCTCTACGACACCTTCAGCCACATCCCTATTTATTCTGCCTACACCTTCAAACGCTCAGACGGCTCCAAGAAAGTGGACGTGCCTTGGATGTATGAGCCGCAG CTCTCCTCAGTGTCCGGCCCCAGAGACATGCAGCAGCTGCCTTCAGAAAATGTGCACGGGAGTTTTGAGGATGCTCAGGCTGTGCTTGAGGACTACTCCGACACCGTGATCTACGAACGCGGTCAGCTCAATCCAGACGAACACCAGGCCGACCCTGAAGACAAAGCAGCCACCTACACGTTGACAAATGTGGTTCCTCAGGCTCGTGAGTTCAACATTGGTCCATGGAAACAACACGAGAACACCATCCGCAGGAGGCTCAACAACTACTGCAGGGGCACCGCCTACGTGGTCACCGGGGTCACCACGTCGGGCCACACAATCCGCCGTCACAATATCAACCGTGTGGGCATCCCTACCTACCTCTGGTCAGCCTACTGCTGCCCTGATTATGACCACAATGCTCCGTACTCCGAGCGCTCCAAGTTCCCTGCGTTTGCATCTCGTGGGCTCAACGACAGAGAAAATAATAAAGTTATAGAGATGACGGTGCAGCAGCTGGAGGATTTCCTGAAGAGAGTAACTTATGTTGACAGCTCTTTCCAGATCTTCTATGACAACTGCCTGCCTCCTAATGGTGCACCAcatttgtcttaa